One window of the Salvia splendens isolate huo1 chromosome 1, SspV2, whole genome shotgun sequence genome contains the following:
- the LOC121744496 gene encoding 3beta-hydroxysteroid-dehydrogenase/decarboxylase-like, giving the protein MPKESGKHSKTCVVLGGRGFIGRALVDRLLKLGNWNVRVADSHKSPELKPSEPLLTDAIASGRAAYFQVDVRDKSQIMEALRGVSVVFFTDSMDLFPQDFYLCYKVIVQGAKNVVKACRECGIKRLIYNSSADVVFDDVHDIRGGDESLPYSGHFWDMVADLRTHAEALILSANGTDDLLTCALRPCNVFGPGDPQLIPLLVNMVKSNWDKFIIGSGNNLSDFTYIDNVAHAHICAEESLGAQMDTVSGKAFFITNLEPMNIREFAFNFLERLGYPRPFINIPTHVSEHIFSFIKLLHRKSDSKRLDPFVSIYKIASCTRTFSCLAAQEHIKYSPVVSQKEAMRLTVDSFSDLSVEPAFMRYGCSDEPSKIEKQLGGGQVADILLWRDEKRTFICFALLGFMYHWFFLSGNTFISSLAQLLLLTIALLCGHHVLSSSVYGTTIPRLPSSRFEISEVDVRSLFFAMKCMWDKVEFLIKSLAQGEDWFIFLKVACFMYVFKWIVSQYLVQAIGIALVFVFSLCFVYEQYEEKIDEIAVIVYTIASKLIILLASKLPKPNSSYNPLTRRDLNVGC; this is encoded by the exons ATGCCGAAAGAAAGCGGCAAACACTCGAAAACCTGCGTCGTATTGGGCGGCCGGGGATTTATCGGCCGCGCATTGGTGGATCGTCTCCTCAAACTCGGTAATTGGAACGTCCGAGTCGCCGATTCTCACAAGTCTCCGGAGCTCAAGCCGTCAGAGCCGCTCCTGACCGATGCGATCGCATCCGGCCGTGCCGCTTATTTCCAGGTTGATGTGCGTGATAAATCTCAAATCATGGAAG CTTTGAGGGGTGTATCAGTTGTATTTTTTACTGACTCTATGGATTTATTTCCCCAAGATTTTTATCTTTGCTACAAAGTAATCGTTCAAG GTGCAAAGAATGTAGTGAAGGCTTGTCGAGAATGCGGAATTAAACGGCTAATATACAACAGTTCTGCTGATGTAGTTTTTGATGATGTCCATGACATACGTGGCGGAGATGAATCCTTGCCATATTCTGGGCAT TTCTGGGATATGGTTGCTGACCTTAGGACTCACGCTGAGGCACTGATATTGTCTGCAAATGGCACTGACGACCTCTTAACTTGTGCACTTCGTCCTTGCAATGTATTTGGACCTGGAGATCCACAACTCATTCCCTTGCTGGTGAATATGGTAAAATCCAATTGGGATAAG TTTATTATAGGAAGTGGAAACAATCTGTCGGACTTCACATATATTGATAATGTTGCTCATGCCCACATCTGTGCTGAAGAATCTCTGGGTGCTCAGATGGATACCGTGTCTGGCAAG GCCTTCTTTATAACGAATCTGGAGCCAATGAATATTCGGgaatttgcatttaatttccTAGAGCGCTTAGGCTACCCGAG GCCTTTCATTAATATCCCGACTCACGTATCTGagcatatattttcttttataaaattgCTTCATCGGAAGTCAGATTCCAAAAGGCTTGATCCATTCGTCTCTATTTACAAGATAGCTTCATGCACAAGGACATTTAGTTGTCTTGCTGCTCAGGAACATATTAAGTACTCACCAGTTGTTTCCCAGAAG GAAGCGATGAGACTAACTGTTGATTCATTCTCCGATTTGTCCGTAGAGCCAGCTTTTATGAGATACGGATGCAGCGATGAACCATCCAAAATAGAAAAGCAGTTAGGCGGTGGACAAG TTGCAGATATTTTGCTGTGGCGTGATGAGAAGAGGACCTTTATATGTTTTGCATTGCTTGGTTTTATGTATCACTGGTTTTTCCTGTCTGGGAATACTTTTATTTCATCTCTTGCCCAACTGCTACTGCTAACCATCGCGTTGCTTTGTGGGCACCATGTTCTATCATCATCTGT ATATGGAACCACAATTCCTAGATTACCATCATCACGTTTTGAGATCTCAGAAGTTGATGTGAGAAGCCTTTTCTTCGCGATGAAATGCATGTGGGATAAGGTGGAATTCCTAATCAAGTCATTGGCTCAAGGAGAAGATTGGTTTATCTTTTTAAAG GTTGCATGTTTCATGTATGTTTTCAAGTGGATTGTTTCTCAGTACTTGGTCCAGGCCATTGGTATTG CTTTGGTCTTTGTGTTCAGTTTGTGTTTCGTGTACGAACAATACGAGGAAAAAATAGACGAGATAGCAGTAATTGTATACACGATTGCCAGTAAGTTAATTATCTTGCTGGCTAGCAAATTGCCAAAACCTAACTCTAGCTATAATCCTTTGACGAGAAGGGATCTAAATGTAGGTTGTTAG